The nucleotide sequence CTGGAAAATGCAGCACGCAAGAGCTTTTCTGCATTTCGGAACCACCATGGGCTATGAGGCCTGCTACTTTGATATCCCGTCCTGCCTGATGGCTTTCGTGCCACCACACTTGGACTCGTTACTACACGGTTTTGTGCATCAGTATCAAAACGGTAAGTACCTTCACCAGACGGACTTCCCAAATGTGGTTATTAACTCAGAACAGCTTGAACCCTTATTTGAGCTCATTGCGAATAGTCCCGAACAGCTGTTGAAGTACAACGAAAAAATCAGGCAACTTACACCGCTGCGTTCACTGGAAGCCATGAGTCGCGAACTATTGATGATGTTCGAGCCCGAAGTAAAATCCCCTAGCCCATGACCCCTCACCTATCGGAATCGCTTCACGCGACCAAAGATGCCATTCTGTACGATTTGCGGGATGCTCCGGCTACCCTCCGGGGTATGTTCCTGAAAAACTGGCTCCGTTATCGGGCTTCGGTACACTATGTATTGAAAGCGCTACCCGACCCGAACCAAAAACGCCTACTAGACTATGGATGCGGACATCCGTTTATGACCCGCATCCTGACCGACCTCGGCTACACGATCACAGGCTACGAGCCTTATGCTACTGAGGCCGAATGGCAGACTGCCCGTTGGCTAGGTGTCGAGGATCGCTATACCACCCAACTGCAAGCCGACCAGGCCTATGATTTGGTATTGATGATCGATGTCATTGAACACCTCTCCGTCATTAAACCCATCATGATCGAGATTAATCAGTTGACCGCGCCGGACGGGTACCTTGTGCTTTCTACGCCCAATGTTATGCGGATTGAAATGTGGCTGCTGTTTGTCCGGCGTCGAACTGGACATCCGCAGCCCCTTCGGCATTTTCTGGAGAGCAACGACAATTTCACGCACCACCAGCGAGAATTCACCCAAGCTGAGCTACGCCAAACGGCGCGGCATTTTGGCTATAAGGTCCTGCTTTCAGCATGCCAGTCCACGCGTGATCCTAAGGCATTGCGCGATTATCACGCCCTATTGACTGGATTGAATGAAACACCTTCGCCTAAATCGACACTATACAATGCGGTAGTTGACTTTCTATACCGATGGTTCCCCAATAGTCTAGCCAATAACCTTTTCCTGATTGGTCAGAAACCAGCGACCCTTTGAACCATGCTCATCACCAATCCCCTGACCCCGACCGTATCGCCCAAAACTATTCCTGAACGGATAAAATCCAGGCTTCAAAACGATATTCGTCTTTTTTTTCGGCGGCGGATTCGCCAACAAATAATGCCCTTATTACCCAAGTACCCGGCAAGCCAAAAAGGTTCTACACTGCACATGCTAGTAGGGGAACGCGACCACGAAATGGCCATCATCACAGCGTGCCTGTTTAATTATCATACCAATCACGCG is from Salmonirosea aquatica and encodes:
- a CDS encoding class I SAM-dependent methyltransferase codes for the protein MTPHLSESLHATKDAILYDLRDAPATLRGMFLKNWLRYRASVHYVLKALPDPNQKRLLDYGCGHPFMTRILTDLGYTITGYEPYATEAEWQTARWLGVEDRYTTQLQADQAYDLVLMIDVIEHLSVIKPIMIEINQLTAPDGYLVLSTPNVMRIEMWLLFVRRRTGHPQPLRHFLESNDNFTHHQREFTQAELRQTARHFGYKVLLSACQSTRDPKALRDYHALLTGLNETPSPKSTLYNAVVDFLYRWFPNSLANNLFLIGQKPATL